A window of Gopherus evgoodei ecotype Sinaloan lineage unplaced genomic scaffold, rGopEvg1_v1.p scaffold_57_arrow_ctg1, whole genome shotgun sequence genomic DNA:
cttggcagggacctgacagtgtcccGACCCTTGAATGTTGAGCTGCCCCGATCGATGGTGGAAGTCGTCACCAGCTGGAACCTGCCCATGTCCAGTTGGCTCAACTCCTGTAAGGTCCACTAGGGGGTGCTGGGGTGAGCAGGGCAgaagctggctgtggggggagctcccagctattcCATCCCTgatctctcccagcagggggcgttgtggggcacgggggagggggtggaatctcctggcTATTCCATCCCTgatctctcccagcagggggtgctgtggggtgcaggggggcaggaatCTCCTGGCTATTCCATCCCTgatctctcccagcagggggcgctgtggggagcagggcagtttggtagatttacacccctcctccccccggtgTTTCCTTGCAGATGTCTTTAAGAACAGCTTGCAACTGGGGACTTTCTCCGCTGTCATTGTCACGTACGCCGCCAGCGCCCTGCTGCATGTAAGTTTTGAGGGgattggggagaggggggcaaatgggggagcagcccctgccccagctggccaCTGGCTGATGTCTCCCCCTCTCCTCATCCTCAACCCCAGGGACTCAGCTTCCAcctggctgctgtgctgctttctCTGGGATTCATCACCTACGTGGAGCATGGTAAGTTTCCCAAGGGCCTGTACCCTTGAAGAGCTGGCGGCTCTGTGGCATATACCCCGTAGtgctccctgcctgagggagATTCTCCATCTGCCTTTGGAGGGGTTGTGTGACGACATGAtctgtgcggggggaggggggtaaatacACACatccacacagagcagggctcatcccCTCCTCTAGGGGGTAGCAGGGACACAGACACTGTGCAGCGATGTGTGTCCTATGCCCTGTActgtcacacacaccccaggggGATTCTCCTCAATCTCCAGGGCCAGTGTCCTGCTCTCACATCTTTCTTTTCTCCCAAGTCCTCCGGAAGCGCCTCTCCGTCATCTTTGACGCCTGTCTCCTCTCCAAGCGCTGCCCGCCCGGCTGTCCCCACCGCCATAACACGGTGAGCCCACACCTGGGTtcagtccccagctctgggagcagagtggggtctagtgggttaaagCGGgcgggctgggagctaggactcctgggttctctccctgtctctgggagggcagtggggtctagtggttagagcaggggggctgggagccaggattcctgtgtTCTGTCCTTAGGCAGGAGGTGAGTGCAGGGTGACAGGGGTCTCCCTGGGGTTGGTAGAGGATTGGAAGGGAAGGACATGGGTGGGGGTCTCTGAACTGGGATCTTTCTCTTGCAGAATCTCTGGGTTCGGCTGCTGAACCTGCTTTTCGGCACTCTGGCTGTCTTCCACCTCGCCTACTTGGGCTCACTCTTCGACATTGACGCTGATGACATTGTAGAGGAGCAGGTAGGGTGGTGAAGTCCAACTGTACATCAGTCATCAGCAGAAACAGGCAGCGCTACCCTCCTGATCTCTGACTGTACCTCAGACATCCCAGGACACAGGGCCCTGTACCTAGCTGGGATCCAACTGTATCTCGGTCAGCCCCAAGAACAGGCAGCCCAGCCTTCTGCTTTCTGATTGTATGTCACTCACCCCAGGGAACAGGCATCCCTATTGTCCAGATTTTTGATTGTACCTCAGTCCTTGCCTTGATGGGATCTCCCTGTACCTTGTCACCACAGGGACAGGTGTTCGTACCCTCTAACTCTCAGCTGTACCTGAGTCACAGGCAGCCCAACCCACTGGGCTCCCGACTGTCCCCCAGCGCCCCAGGACACAGGCGTTCTTTCCCCCAACTGTAGCATCTCTCTCCGCTGCAGGGTTACAGCATGTCCTACACCATCTATAAGTGGTCGGAGCTGAGCTGGGCCAGCCACTGGGTCACCTTCGGCTGTTGGGTCTTCTACCGCCTCATCGGCTGAGCTGGACTGGGACACAGAGACACCAGGATGTGGGGAGTGTCCTGGTGTGATCTGACTgtacctcccccagcccctgctaaGACCATCGGACACATCCTCAAGAGCTGGCGGGCTTCAGTTGGGGCATCTGGCACCAGGGCATGAGCAGGAGGGGATGGGCATCAGGGACTGTGGCCCCATGGGGAATCACAGTCCCTGTCCCCTGCTCACTGGCCAGCCATTAACCTCTCCCTGCCTTGAAGTGAACTGGACGGCCAAGAACTGTACGATGGATCTGGATCCCACTACTGCCACCGTCTTATAGGTGCAGAGAGAGGGAACAGCCGCCATAGAAGGTGACTCCTATCTGTGCATCTCCCCCGCTGAAACAACACGACCTGGTCCTCTCTAGGAACTGGAGGACTGAGATCTCTATAGTTGATtcagcccccccacagctccccctgtgTTGTTTGAATGGAGAGAACAGACACCACAGAGAGCGACCTCTATTCATGCATCCCCCCCACCTATATAACATCTCCTGGTCCTCTCTAGGAACTGGAGGACCGAGATTTCTATGGTCAGTTTGGCTCCCACGCCTCCCACCATGTTGTAGGAGCAGAGTGAGAGAACAAACACCATGGAGAATGACCACACACACTCCATTCACCATGCCCTGGTCCTCTCTAGGAACTGGAGGATCGAGATCTCTGTGGTTGATTCCGATCCCACTCTGTTGTCGCAGCAGAGAGAAAAGGGACACTGCCACCCAAGGAAGGACACACCCCGGCCCCCGCCCAGAACTCCTCCCCATGCAGCATCCCCTCTAGGACCTGCACGACCAAGAACTCTGTGAGTTTATATGGCCCAAGTTACAGCTGCtaccccattcccacccccaaacctgCCAGGGGTGGGGGACAGGAAAGTACTGTACTTAGCTtagaaaaagggatttttttaaacagaaaactcCCGAGTATCGGATTTGTTACctgtaaaataaattttaaaaacaatgtatGCGCAGAACCAtactgcctcctgctggctggatTGCTTAATGAGCCATTCATGCTTTAATAATAATGCGTCGTTAATCAATGGTGGGGCTTCTCATTTCAAACTCAAGCCTTTTGCACCCATTCATGCTTCACAATTAATGACataatgcaaattattattatcaCCAGGACCAGGTCCCCTGTTGCAATGAGGGCTGCCCGGCCCCCCCATATCTCCCCACCAGACTGAGACTGGGGgcctccattgtgccaggtgtcAGACAGACACCCCCACTGAGAGCAGAGCCCCATCACACCAGGTGCTAGAGTAACCCACtcgaccccgctcccctcccagggctggggatagaacccaggagtcgtgAGCTCTTCATCCAGtagcagagagttccacaggccTCAGCCACCGAACCATTCACCGCTGCCTAGCAAGTGGAGGAAGCCGGACTTGGACCCCGTTACCTGGCGCTCACACCTGGGCTGGGTCAATGATTGATTAATACGGTGACTAACGAGGAAGGTTCCTTccttgggggggggcagaggaagctGGAAACAGAATCAAGGACGCCAGGCAGTGTCTgaagagaggggaggagagggcagaaaTGGCACGACCCCAAAACTGCACCCACCACAGCGGCCAGTTCCCCCTGTCCTCAGAGATCTTCCAAGGTGGGACCCAGACATCCGGGCGCCCCGAGGACCagagtggagggtgggggagcaTGCAGCCGGGGGGAGGGAATCAGGCCCGAATGGAGggggactccctgagggaggGGTCAGCCCACAGAGGGCACTTTGGGGGAGCAGGAGCACTGTGGGGCTCAGGCTCACCCCACCTCACTCTCTGCCTTCACCCTCCATCCCCCAGTGTTCCAAGCCCAGCTATGGATCTTCCTCATTCCCACAGCCCTGGGCCTGGTGCAGCTGGGCCTGTTCCTAGAGCAGACGGGCTTCTTTCTACGCCGCCTGGGCACCTCCCGCAGAACCAGCCTCTCCCTCTGGATTCTGGGGGTCTACCCGGTaaggcaggagagaacccaggagtccaggctcccagcccctcccccctcaccagtagaccctcccctcccagagcctgagagaactcaggagtccaggctcccagccctgccctgctccaacccattagaccccactcccttttcagacctggggctagaacccaggtgtcctggcccccagccccgcactgatctaaccactagaccccactccctccccagagctagggatggaacccaggagtccgggctcccctgacactgttctctgctccatccTCAGGTGTTCAGCATCATGTCCCTTATTGGCATGTACATCCCCCGATCCTCCTTCGTCTGCAACTTTGTTGCGAATATGTGAGTGTCCGGGAAGCAGGGGGCGGGACTTCAGTTAAAGAGATGGGGCAGAGTGAGGCAGTGTTATGtgcggctgttccccagctgctctgccccagaggtggctgcatctcagcaccaggcgagCCATCCCTGTGCAGCATTGTATGTGGCTGTTTCctggctgccccaccccagaggtggctgcatctcagcaccgggcaaTCTGTCCCTGTGCAGTGTTACATGCAGCTGTACCCCCAGCTGTCCCACCCCAGCATCAGCAGCATCTCAATGCCACCTTTCCTGCCCCGTCTCTGCAGCTACCACTCCATCACCCTGTGGAAATTCCTGGACCTGGTGACCAATTTCTTCGGGGGTTCGGCCCGCATGGTCCAGCGCCTACAGGGTCAGCACGTGGCCCCAaaccccttcccctgctgctgctgctgctgtctccccAACATTTCCACCAGCTGGTAAGTGCCCGGCCCTGCTTGTCCTGCACCCCTCAGCTAGATGCCAAGTCAGTGCCCCAGGCAGCAGCGCAAGCGGacgcccagcttctggcaggtcCTTAGACCTTGGCAAGCCAAGCACCCCGCTGTGCCCAGGTCTCCAGCCGCAGCCATGGCGGGTTCCCGTGCCCGGCTGGCCTCGCACCCCCCCCAGATGTGGGTCAGGTTCTTCTGTTGTTCCAAGGCACATGGGTTTGACGTGCTAGTCCCCTAACCCGGAGCCACAATGGGCCCCTTTAGATTAGAATTGATGACTCCAGAGTGGgtcatcagtagatctccaagCACCTTACACAGATTGAAACAACCACTCCACCTGGATTCCTCGGCTCTCCCCGTCCCTGAGATCCCCCATTCAGCCCGTTTCCCATGGTCTCTTCCAAACCTTCCCAACTGCCTGCCTGGCCCACCACTGGCATATGGgacacccactccaccccctccccccttggAGAGATCAGCCCCTTTGCACCCAACCGGGAGCCAGACGAagcaagaagggaaactgaggcacgcctCGGGTCCACCCACATTCCTACCTTCTCCATTCGGGGCTGCGGCAAGGCTGGGACCTCTCTCCCTGAGTCAGGCAAGGCAGCCCAAGGAGAAGATGGATCATCTCAATCTCTCCCATTGAAGTTGTTCCCTCATTGGAGCAGGGGCTCTGGTCGCTGGGTCTCCCAACCCCCAGTGCCATAACCACTAGGCTACACTGTCATTCTCGCTCTGGGGCCCTGTGGCTGAGTGCAGGAGGTGGACCTGTCATCTAGGGAGTCCCCTTAGGCTGGTCACCCCCCGTGTCTCACCCGCTCTTCATCCGCAAGGTCCAACCTACGCTGGATGACCCTGGCCGTGTACCAGCTGTCCCTCATCAGGACCATCCTCTTCTTCGTCACACTCATCCTCTGGACCGACGAGAAGTACGACTACGGTGATGTGAGTCGCTCTGGCCCCATGTcgtcctctccccctccccggtaTGGGGTGGGCAGACTGCTCGGGGTAGAGGGGGTAACTCGTCCACCAAGGGCAGGGAATGGCGACACCAGCTTAGCATTGGGGTTGGGTGTTAAGATGGTGTGTAGGTTGGGGTGGGTCAACTGTTACCCAGGGGTGTAGCATCAGATGTTACCCTTGGGCATTGGGTTGGATGTTACCCTAGGGCATTGGGCTGGGCCGGGCACTATCCTTGGACATGGGATTGGCTTGAGGTGGGGCACTACCCTTGGGCATTGTTCTGAGGCTGGGCACTACACTTGGGTATTGGGCTGGGCATTACCCTTGGGCATCAGGTTCAGCTGACTTCGGCATTACTCATCAGAGTTGGGTTGACCGTTACCCCTGGGTGTTGGGCAGAGATTGGGCATCACCCTCAAGCTCGAACTGAACGTTACCCCCAGACATTGGGATGGGTGGAACGTTATCCTTGGGCATTGGGCAGAGGCTGGACTTTACCGGTGGGTGTTGGGCAAGGTTGGGCATTACTCATGGCCATGGGGTTGTGTTGAGTTTGGGTGTTCTCCCTAGGCATGAGGCTTACCCCAGGGCGCTGGGCACTACTTGGGGGCATGGAGTTGGGTTGATCATTATCCTTGGGCCTGGGGTGGGGTTGGATTGAGGTTTCGGTGTTATCTGGGGCATAGGGTTGAGCTGAAGATGGGCGTTACCCTTGGGGGAGTGAGCTGGCTGGGCGTTCCCCTTGGGCGTGGGGCCGGGCGTTACCCTACAGAGGGAGGGGGCCTGACAGACCACCCAGCCCCATCATCTGGCACACGGCCTCTCCTGCAGGTGAGCTACACCAACCCCAACTCCTACATCAACGCCATCATCGGGATCTCTACCCTGCTGTCCTTCTACGGCTACCTGCTCTTCTACAAGGCCACCAAGCCGGCCCTGGCCGGCTACAACCTGCGTTCCAAGTTCGTCTGCATCATCCTGGTCCTTGTGGTGGGGGCTGAGGAAACCGAGTCAGGTTTAAGAGAAATAGTTTACCAGGAAACCGATGAGCAGAGTCATTTTCATATCTGATGCAATGAAACGTAGAATTTCTGCAGAGTTCCCCTCTGACTATGCTAGGATGACTCAGGCTACGTCTactctacaaaattaagtcgacctaacttATGTCGGCTACAGCCACTGCGGTAATTATTGCAGCTTTTCATGTCCATACCCGCTCCCAGAGTGAGTCCACCCGCAGCAATCCCCGgggcggcgctagggggcgccatgctgggaggggggcaaggggcgctctcccctggcagccagTGGCAGGCACTAGGGGGCGCCGTTCTAACCTCACCGTTCTCCCTTCCCAGTTATCTATTACTACTCCCTGGTGGTGGAGATGTTTCTCATCAGCCTCTTCGCCCATTACTGTTTCCGACGGGAGGAACTCACCCCGGAGAGCCCCACCGGCACCAAGAACCAGGCCTCCCAGACGCAGGCGCTTCCTAGAGGCGCTGGGGAGGACAGCGCCTCCCTGACAGGCTTcaacccctgctgctcccccgcTGAGAGCCTCTGCCGAATCGAGCACACGCCACTGGATCGCTTCCATTTCAGCCCCGGCTTCCCCCGACCCAGCAGGGGACTGGGCCAGGGCTGGCCAGCTGGAACTCCCCTGGGGGCCCTCGAGATGGGAGAGCTGAGTCCCGGGGTCCCAGTGAATGGGTCTCCCCCCAGGAAAACCAACGCCCACCCCAAAGGAGTCCAGAACCAACCCGGCACCCCTGACATCACCATGGTATAAGCAGGACCCCACCCcacatggggcagggagcagcagaggtAGAAGACAGATGgtgttaatctgtggaactccctgctacAGGAGACTGCAGGAGGTGACGCTTCCCAAGAGGATGGGGGGGACTGGTTGACCCCCAGAAAGAATGGGGATCAGACAGGAGCTGGACATCAAATGCTAAGTGCTGTTGTATAATTGGGGTGATTTAGGGCAGACCCCCTGTTCTTATGAATGGTGGGGGATATGAAACTGCTGTGTCATGGGAGGCCTCTCTGTCTACCCAGCACGGCTGCTAAGTCTTTAAGCAGATACCTCCCAGAGGACGCACCGGAAGAGCCACTCAAGCGAGGCAGAGCGGGAGAGGGGCACCTGTGTTATTTCGGAGGGTGTCTGCATTTCTCATTAATATCGTGTCTGACCCTGTTTCCCTGGCTGCATCTAGGGCAGGCAAAGGAGGCTCAGAGTACACAGACCACCAGCTCTTTGGAGTGGGGCCCGTCGCTCTGT
This region includes:
- the LOC115643311 gene encoding organic solute transporter subunit alpha-like is translated as MARPQNCTHHSGQFPLSSEIFQVFQAQLWIFLIPTALGLVQLGLFLEQTGFFLRRLGTSRRTSLSLWILGVYPVFSIMSLIGMYIPRSSFVCNFVANIYHSITLWKFLDLVTNFFGGSARMVQRLQGQHVAPNPFPCCCCCCLPNISTSWSNLRWMTLAVYQLSLIRTILFFVTLILWTDEKYDYGDVSYTNPNSYINAIIGISTLLSFYGYLLFYKATKPALAGYNLRSKFVCIILVLVVGAEETESGLREIVYQETDEQSHFHI